Part of the Roseomonas sp. OT10 genome, CCGGGGTCGAGGATGGTGACGCGAAGCCCCTCCGCCAGCACGGCCAGGGCCGAGCAGACGCCGACGATGCCGGCGCCGATCACCACCACATGGGGCCGGGTCATCGCGTCTGGCGGCCCGGATCATCCCCGGCCAGGAGCGAGACATGGGCGGAGACCACCCGCCAGCCGAGGTCCGGCAGGCGAACCATGATCTTGGTTTCCCGGCCGATCAGCTCGGCGCCGACACGCTGGTACTCCAGGTTGGTCACCGCGAAGTCCCGGCCGAAGGTCATGATCCGCACATGCCGGTGCGTCCGCTGCGCATAGGCCTTCACCGAGGCGCGGAAAGCCCGGATGGCGTCATGGCCGTAGAGGATTTCCGCGATGCCGAAGCGCACCGTGCGCGGATCGGCCCAGAAGATCGCGTCCAGCTCCTCCGGGCGGTTGCCCATCAGGGCCGATTCGTAGCGGTCGAAGACGGCGCGGACTTCCGCGACGACGGCGGGATCGTCGATCTGCATCCCGCCATCATGCCCTGTCGCGATCGGCCGGCAAGCCGCGGGCCCGCCAGGGGGCCCGCCGGGAAGGATCAGCCCGCCTCGGCCACCGCGCGCTTGGCCATCACCGTGACCAGATGCGCCCGGTACTCGGCGCTGCCGTGGATGTCGCTGTTCAGCACGTCCGCTGGCTGCTTCACCCCGGCCACCGCCTCGGGCGACCAGTTCGCGGCCAGCGCCGCCTCCATCTCCGACTGCCGGAACACGCCCGGCCCGGCACCGTTCACCACCACCCGCACGCCCTTCGGGCCCTTGGCGACGAAGACGCCGGTCATGACGTAGCGCGAGGCGGGGTTGCGCATCTTGGCGTAGCCCGCCTTCTCCGGGACGGGGAAGCGGATGGCCACCAGCAGCTCGGTCGGCTCCAGCGCCGTCGCGAACATGCCCTGGAAGTAGTCGTCCGCCTTGATGCGGCGCTTGTCGGTGACGAAGGTGGCGCCCAGGGCCAGGGCGGCGGCCGGATAGTCCGCGGCCGGGTCGTTGTTGGCCAGGCTGCCGCCCATGGTGCCGCGGTTGCGCACCGCCGGGTCGCCCAGCATGCCCGCCATCTTCGCGAGCGCCGGGATCGAGGCGACGATCAGCGGATTCGTGTTGATCTCGTGATGGCGCGTCATGGCGCCGATGACGATCTCGTTGCCCTCCTGCTTCACCCCCTTCAGCTCGGCGATGCCGGAGAGGTCCACCAGCGCGCTCGGCCGGTTCAGCCGGTGCTTCAGCGCCGGCAGCAGGGTCTGCCCGCCGGAGATCGACCGCGCCTCCGGATCCGCCAGCAGTGCCACGGCATCCGCGATGGAGGAGGGCTTGTGATAGGCGAAATCGTACATCGTCTCGGTCCCTCTTACTCGGCGGCCATGGCGGGGGCCTGCGCGTGCAGGATGCCCCAGATCTTCGCCGGCGTCGCCGGCATCTCGACGTGGCGGATGCCCGTGTCGCGCAGCGCGTCCACCACGGCGTTGATGATGGCGGGCGGCGAGCCGATGGCCCCCGCCTCGCCGCAGCCCTTCACCCCCAGCGGGTTGTGGGTGCAGGGCGTCACGTTGCCGTCCAGCGCGATCATCGGCAGGTCCTCCGCGCGCGGCATGTTGTAGTCCATGAAGCTGGCGGAGATGAGCTGGCCGTTCTCGTCGTAGACGCAGTTCTCCAGCAGCGCCTGCCCGACCCCCTGCGCCACCCCGCCCTGCACCTGGCCGTGCACGATCATCGGGTTGATGATGACGCCGAAATCATCGGCCGCGGTGAAGTTCACCACCTGCACATGGCCCGTGTCGGGGTCGATCTCCACCTCGCAGACATGGCAGCCGGCGGGGTAGGTGAAGTTGGCCGGATCGTAGAAGGCGGTCTCCTCCAGCCCCGGCTCCAGCTCGGCCAGCGGGTAGTTGTGCGGGACATAGGCGGCGAGGCTGATCTCGGCCAGCGTCTTCTCCCGGTCTGTCCCGGCGACGCGGAACCTGCCGCCCTCGAACTCGATATCCTCGACCGAGGCTTCCATCAGGTGCGCCGCGATCCGCTTGCCCTTGGCGACGATCTTGTCCACCGCCTTGATGATGGCGGAGCCGCCCACCGAGAGCGAGCGGGAGCCGTAGGTGCCCATGCCGAAGGGCACCTTGCCCGTGTCGCCATGGACGATCTCCACCTGGTCGAAGCTCACCCCCAGCCGGTCGGCCACCACCTGGGAGAAGGTGGTCTCATGTCCCTGGCCATGGCTATGCGAGCCGGTGGAGACGGTCACGCTGCCCGTCGGGTGCACGCGGATGCTGCCGACCTCGTAGAGCCCCGCGCGCGCGCCCAGCGCGCCCGCCACCTGCGAGGGCGCGAGGCCGCAGGCCTCGACATAGGTGGAGATGCCGATGCCGCGCAGCTTCCCGCGCGCCTTCGCCTCGGCCCGCCGCGATTCGAAGCCCGCCCAGCCCGCGGCCTCCAGGGCGCGGTCCAGCGTCGCGGTGTAGTCGCCGCTGTCGTATTGCAGGGCGACGGGCGTCTGGTGCGGGAAGTCGCGGATGAAGTTCCGGCGGCGCAGCTCCACCCGGTCGATACCCGTCTCCTTCGCCGCCACGTCCACCAGGCGCTCCAGCAGGAAGGCCGCCTCCGGCCGGCCGGCGCCGCGATAGGCGTCCACCGGCACGGTGTGGGTGAAGGCCGCCTGCACCTCGGCATAGATGGCAGGGGTCTTGTACACCCCGGCCAGCAGCGTGGCGTAGAGATAGGTCGGGATCGAGGGCGCGAAGGTGGAGAGATAGGCGCCCATATTCGCCCGGGTCGAGACCCGCAGCCCGAGGAAGTTCCCCTCCCCGTCCAGCGCCAGCTCCGCCTTCGTCACGTGGTCGCGGCCATGCGCGTCGGAGAGGAAGGATTCCGTCCGCTCGCAGGTCCACTTCACCGGGCGCGAGAGCTGTGCCGCCGCCCAGGTGACGATCGCCTCCTCGGCATAGTGGTAGATCTTGGAGCCGAAGCCGCCGCCCACGTCGGGCGCCACCACGCGCAGCCGGCTCTCCGGCAGGTGCAGGACATAGGCCGCCATCAGCAGCCGGATGACATGCGGGTTCTGGCTGGTGGTGAAGAGCGTGTGCTCGCCCGTGGTCGGGTCGTAGTCGCCGATCGCCGAGCGCGGCTCGATGGCATTGGGGACGAGGCGGTTGTTGGTCGTCTCGAAGGTGACGATCTTCGCCGCGTCCGCGAAGGCGGCGTCGGTGATGCCCTTGTCGCCCAGGTGCCAGTCGTAGCAGAGATTGCCCGCCACCTCGTCATGCACCAGCGGCGCGCCGGGGGCGAAGGCGCCCTCCAGCGTCGCCACGGCCGGGAGCGGGTCGTAGTCGACGGCGATCATCTCCGCCGCGTCGCGCGCCTGGGCGCGGGTCTCGGCCACCACCACCGCCACCGGGTCGCCGACATGGCGCACCTTGCCGACCGCCAGAACGGGGTGCGGCGGCTCCGCCATGGGCGAGCCGTCCTTGTTGTGGATCTGCCAGCCGCAGGGTAGCCCGCCCACCCCCGCCGCCTGCATGTCCGCGCCGGTGAAGACGCCCAGCACGCCCGGCGCGGCCCGCGCGGCCGCCGTGTCGATGGCCCCCAGCCGCGCATGCGGGTGCGGGCTGCGCAGGATCCAGGCATGGGCCTGGCCCGGCCGGTTCAGGTCGTCTGTGTAGCGGCCCTTGCCCGAGAGGAAGCGTCGGTCCTCCTTGCGCCGCACGCTGGCCCCGATGCCCTCGAAGGGCTGCACCACGTTCATGGAACCACTCCCCCCTGGTTGCCGGGGCGTTTCGCCCTTGCGGCCCTCACGCCCCGGGAGCAGCCCCGGAGCGGCGACGCTCCTATTCCGCGGCCCGCACCAACTCGGGCACGCGGCCATTCATGACCTCCTGCGCCGCGGCGATCGCCTTGACGATGTTGTGGTAGCCAGTGCAGCGGCAGAGGTTCCCCTCCAGCCCCTCGCGAATCTCCTTCTCGCTCATCCCATCCGGATGCTTCTTCACCAGATCGATGGCGGACATGACCATGCCGGGAGTGCAGAAGCCGCACTGCAGCGCATGGTACTCGCGGAAAGCCTCCTGCATCGGGTGCAGCGTACCGTCGGCTGCCGCCAGCCCCTCGATGGTGGTAATCTCGCAGCCCTCCGCCTGCACGGCCAGCATGGTGCAGGACTTCACGCCGTCGCCGTCGACATGCACGACGCAGGCGCCGCACTGGCTGGTGTCGCAGCCCACATGCGTGCCGGTCAGCCGCAGCTTCTCCCGCAGCAGCTCGACCAGCAGCGTGCGGCCCTCGACCTCCACCGTATGCGGCTTGCCGTTCACGGTCAGCGAAACCTGTGGCATCGCGCGTCTCCCCCGAGATCTGTCCGGATAGGCCGGGCGAGCCGGCATTCGGGGGGAAGATTTCGCTCGCTGGCCGGTCACGTCAAGCCGCTGACGTTGCATAGGTTTTTGCGAATGATTATCGTTGGAAGTTCGTGCCATGTCGTCCTGTCACTTGCTGGCGGCATGGCGCCGTGGATGCGATGCTCCGCGCTCCCTCCGGATCCCTCGCCGGCCGCCGGTCTCAGGACGGACGGATGTCGCGCTCCGGCGCTGCATCCCCTTCGCCGTGCACATCCGCCAGCGCGCCGGCGCCTCCGGGTCTCGCCTCCCCCTGGACGACGCTCAGGCTGCCGTCATTCTCCAGCACCACGGCGGCCACCTGTCCGGGATCGGCCACCCCCGCATTGCGCAGCGCCGCCAGGATCTCCGACCGCGTCGCACGCTGGGCCCGCATCGCGCCGTCGAGGAAGCGCCCACGATGCAGCAGCAGGGTCGGCTCCGACTTCACCCAGTCGCTGAAGCGAGGGGACCGGACGGACAGCCAGGCCACCAGATACTGCAACCCGGCCAGCAGGACGAAGGCCGCCAGCCCTTCCGCGAGGGCAACCGACTTGGAGAGCAGGACCGTGGCCAGCGTCGAACCGAGGGCGACGGTGACGATGAGGTCAAAGGCGTTGAGCTTGGCGAGGGTGCGCTTTCCGGAGGCGCGCAACAGCAGCACGAGGGCGGCATAGGCCAGCGTCCCGACGACGACCACGCGCAGCAGACCGTACCAGCCGTCGAAGAACATCCGCCCGTTCCCTCGCTCCTGCCCCGCCGCCGGAAGGCCGCGCCATTCCAACCGGCGCGCCGTACGAAGGTTGTGACGCCAGGCTGGATCGGGACGCCCATGGAAGCGAGGGCAAGGAGTCGCCGGCGCCGCCCCGACTTACGCCGGCCCGCATCGGCTCGGGGCGGTCCGGCGTCACGTCGCCAGGGTCACATCACCATGGCCGGCGTATCCCGGGCGAGCGAGTTCCGCGCCTCCGGCAGGTCGTGCAGGTGGCAGGCAGCCAGATGCCCCTCCTCGGTCGGCTTGAGCAGCGGCTCGTCCACCTTGCAGCGGTCGAAGACATAGGGGCAACGGGTGTGGAAACGGCAGCCCTTCGGCGGGTTGATCGGGCTGGGCACGTCGCCCGTCAGCACGATCCGCTTGCGCGCCGCCCCGGGCTCCGGCACCGGCACCGCGGAGAGCAGCGCCTCCGTATAGGGGTGCTTGGGCGCGGCGAAGAGGTTCCGCCGCGGCGCCACCTCGACGATCTTGCCCAGGTACATCACCGCGACGCGGTGCGTCATGTGCTCGACGATGGCGAGGTCGTGGCTGATGAACAGCAGGGCGAGGCCCAGCCGCGACTGGAGGTCCTGGAGCAGGTTGACGATCTGCGCCTTCACCGAGACGTCCAGCGCGGAGACGGCCTCGTCGCAGATGATGAGGTCCGGCTCTGCCGCCAGCGCCCGGGCGATGCCGATGCGCTGCCGCTGCCCGCCGGAGAATTCGTGCGGCCAGCGGTCGATCGCGTCGCGCGGCAGGCGGACGGTGTCCATCAGCTCCGCCAGCCGGCGATCCAGATCGGCCTTGTCCTTGGCCAGCCCGAAGTTGCGGATCGGTTCGGCCAGCACGTCGCGCACCCGCATGCGCGGGTTCAGGCTGCTGAAGGGATCCTGGAAGACCACCTGCATCCGCTGCCGCATCGGGCGCAGCGAACCGAGCGGCAGGCTGTCGATGCGCTGCCCGTCCAGCACCACCTGGCCGTCGGTGATGTCGAACAGCCGCAGGATCGCCTTGCCCACGGTGGACTTGCCGCAGCCGGATTCGCCCACCAGGGAGAGCGTCTCGCCCTTCGCGATGGAGAAGGAGACGCCGTCCACCGCATAGACATGGCCGGTGACGCCGCCCAGGAAGCCGCCGCGCAGCGGGAAGTGCTTCTTGAGGTCGGCGACCTCCAGGACCGGGGTCGCGCCATTCATGCCGCGAGGGCCTCCTTCCGGGCGTAGTGACAGGCGGCGACGTGGTTCGGCGCCTTCTCCTCCAGCGCCGGCGCCACGTTGCGGCAGAGGTCGGTGACATAGGGGCAGCGTCCGGCGAAGACGCAGCCGATGATCTTCTTCTTCAGGCTGGGCACCAGCCCGGGGATCTCCGCCAGCCGCGTCGCCTCGCCGGTCAGGGAGGAGCCGAGCTTGGGCACCGCGCCCAGCAGCCCCTGGGTGTAGGGATGCTTGGGGTCGCGGAACAACTCGACCACCGGCGCCTCCTCCACCTTGCGGCCGGCATACATGACGATGACGCGCTCCGCGACCTCCGCCACCACGCCCAGGTCGTGGGTGATGAGGACGATGGCCGCCCCCACCCGGTGCTTCAGGTCGCGCATCAGGTCGAGGATCTGCGCCTGGATGGTCACGTCCAGCGCCGTCGTCGGCTCGTCCGCGATCAGCAGCTTCGGGTTGCAGGCGAGTGCCATGGCGATCATCACGCGCTGGCGCATGCCGCCCGAGAGCTGGTGCGGGTACTCCTTCACCCGCCGCTCCGGCGCGGGGATGCCGACCAGCTTCAGCATCTCCACCGCCCGTGCCTCGGCCGCCCGGCGGTCCATCCCCTGGTGCAGGCGCAGGCTCTCGCCGATCTGCCGGCCGATGGTCAGCACGGGATTCAGCGAGGTCATCGGCTCCTGGAAGATCATGC contains:
- the hpxZ gene encoding oxalurate catabolism protein HpxZ, encoding MQIDDPAVVAEVRAVFDRYESALMGNRPEELDAIFWADPRTVRFGIAEILYGHDAIRAFRASVKAYAQRTHRHVRIMTFGRDFAVTNLEYQRVGAELIGRETKIMVRLPDLGWRVVSAHVSLLAGDDPGRQTR
- a CDS encoding FAD binding domain-containing protein, whose protein sequence is MYDFAYHKPSSIADAVALLADPEARSISGGQTLLPALKHRLNRPSALVDLSGIAELKGVKQEGNEIVIGAMTRHHEINTNPLIVASIPALAKMAGMLGDPAVRNRGTMGGSLANNDPAADYPAAALALGATFVTDKRRIKADDYFQGMFATALEPTELLVAIRFPVPEKAGYAKMRNPASRYVMTGVFVAKGPKGVRVVVNGAGPGVFRQSEMEAALAANWSPEAVAGVKQPADVLNSDIHGSAEYRAHLVTVMAKRAVAEAG
- a CDS encoding xanthine dehydrogenase family protein molybdopterin-binding subunit produces the protein MNVVQPFEGIGASVRRKEDRRFLSGKGRYTDDLNRPGQAHAWILRSPHPHARLGAIDTAAARAAPGVLGVFTGADMQAAGVGGLPCGWQIHNKDGSPMAEPPHPVLAVGKVRHVGDPVAVVVAETRAQARDAAEMIAVDYDPLPAVATLEGAFAPGAPLVHDEVAGNLCYDWHLGDKGITDAAFADAAKIVTFETTNNRLVPNAIEPRSAIGDYDPTTGEHTLFTTSQNPHVIRLLMAAYVLHLPESRLRVVAPDVGGGFGSKIYHYAEEAIVTWAAAQLSRPVKWTCERTESFLSDAHGRDHVTKAELALDGEGNFLGLRVSTRANMGAYLSTFAPSIPTYLYATLLAGVYKTPAIYAEVQAAFTHTVPVDAYRGAGRPEAAFLLERLVDVAAKETGIDRVELRRRNFIRDFPHQTPVALQYDSGDYTATLDRALEAAGWAGFESRRAEAKARGKLRGIGISTYVEACGLAPSQVAGALGARAGLYEVGSIRVHPTGSVTVSTGSHSHGQGHETTFSQVVADRLGVSFDQVEIVHGDTGKVPFGMGTYGSRSLSVGGSAIIKAVDKIVAKGKRIAAHLMEASVEDIEFEGGRFRVAGTDREKTLAEISLAAYVPHNYPLAELEPGLEETAFYDPANFTYPAGCHVCEVEIDPDTGHVQVVNFTAADDFGVIINPMIVHGQVQGGVAQGVGQALLENCVYDENGQLISASFMDYNMPRAEDLPMIALDGNVTPCTHNPLGVKGCGEAGAIGSPPAIINAVVDALRDTGIRHVEMPATPAKIWGILHAQAPAMAAE
- a CDS encoding (2Fe-2S)-binding protein gives rise to the protein MPQVSLTVNGKPHTVEVEGRTLLVELLREKLRLTGTHVGCDTSQCGACVVHVDGDGVKSCTMLAVQAEGCEITTIEGLAAADGTLHPMQEAFREYHALQCGFCTPGMVMSAIDLVKKHPDGMSEKEIREGLEGNLCRCTGYHNIVKAIAAAQEVMNGRVPELVRAAE
- a CDS encoding DUF421 domain-containing protein; its protein translation is MFFDGWYGLLRVVVVGTLAYAALVLLLRASGKRTLAKLNAFDLIVTVALGSTLATVLLSKSVALAEGLAAFVLLAGLQYLVAWLSVRSPRFSDWVKSEPTLLLHRGRFLDGAMRAQRATRSEILAALRNAGVADPGQVAAVVLENDGSLSVVQGEARPGGAGALADVHGEGDAAPERDIRPS
- a CDS encoding ABC transporter ATP-binding protein, which encodes MNGATPVLEVADLKKHFPLRGGFLGGVTGHVYAVDGVSFSIAKGETLSLVGESGCGKSTVGKAILRLFDITDGQVVLDGQRIDSLPLGSLRPMRQRMQVVFQDPFSSLNPRMRVRDVLAEPIRNFGLAKDKADLDRRLAELMDTVRLPRDAIDRWPHEFSGGQRQRIGIARALAAEPDLIICDEAVSALDVSVKAQIVNLLQDLQSRLGLALLFISHDLAIVEHMTHRVAVMYLGKIVEVAPRRNLFAAPKHPYTEALLSAVPVPEPGAARKRIVLTGDVPSPINPPKGCRFHTRCPYVFDRCKVDEPLLKPTEEGHLAACHLHDLPEARNSLARDTPAMVM
- a CDS encoding ABC transporter ATP-binding protein, producing the protein MSQTKSNTPASNEPLLVVEDLQTHFRTPDGVNRAVDGLSFSVNAGETVAIVGESGCGKSVTSMSILRLIPEPPGKIAGSIRFEGRDLLTLPDREMRDIRGNEISMIFQEPMTSLNPVLTIGRQIGESLRLHQGMDRRAAEARAVEMLKLVGIPAPERRVKEYPHQLSGGMRQRVMIAMALACNPKLLIADEPTTALDVTIQAQILDLMRDLKHRVGAAIVLITHDLGVVAEVAERVIVMYAGRKVEEAPVVELFRDPKHPYTQGLLGAVPKLGSSLTGEATRLAEIPGLVPSLKKKIIGCVFAGRCPYVTDLCRNVAPALEEKAPNHVAACHYARKEALAA